The genome window GACTCCCCCCGTACCGTCCGCGACTACCTCCAGTACTACCCGGAGGTTCTCGCCGAGGGACTCGACTCCTACGACCTCGTCCACGCGAACTACGGCCTGACGGTTCCGTTCGCGCTGGCGCAGCCGACGCGCCCGCTCGTTCTCACCCTCTGGGGAACCGACATCATGGGCGAGTACGGTTGGCTTCGCTACCTCAGCCGGGTCGGCGCGCGCGCGGCCGACGAGACGGTGCTCCCGAGTCGCGCGATGGCGAGTCACCTCGGGCAGAACTACACCCACCTCCCGTTCGGCGTCGACACCGACCGGTTCCGACCTGTCGACCGCGACGAGGCGCGCGAGCGAATCGGCTGGGACACCGACGAGACGGTCGCGCTGTTTCCGTACGAGAAGTCCCGCGACGAGAAAGATTACCCACGCGCGCGCGCCGTCGTCGAGGCGGCCGACGCCGACGTGACCCTCCGGACCGTCTCGAACGTCCCCTACGAGGAGATGCCGTACTACATGAACGCCAGCGACGCGCTACTCGTCACCTCGCGCCGCGAGAGCGGCCCGATGGTG of Haloprofundus halophilus contains these proteins:
- a CDS encoding glycosyltransferase codes for the protein MRVLQLITSTRSFFEQQVEALESQGVDCTVVSVPAEYSPDSPRTVRDYLQYYPEVLAEGLDSYDLVHANYGLTVPFALAQPTRPLVLTLWGTDIMGEYGWLRYLSRVGARAADETVLPSRAMASHLGQNYTHLPFGVDTDRFRPVDRDEARERIGWDTDETVALFPYEKSRDEKDYPRARAVVEAADADVTLRTVSNVPYEEMPYYMNASDALLVTSRRESGPMVVKEAAACGLPVVSTDVGFVRDEFGDAPGVAVGTTNDELAAELDRTVADVDSLGDRERRRSVSPDVSVDLMGERLASLYECVAQGAA